A genomic region of Magnolia sinica isolate HGM2019 chromosome 6, MsV1, whole genome shotgun sequence contains the following coding sequences:
- the LOC131248415 gene encoding LOB domain-containing protein 18-like, protein MSGNSSTSSSSGSGGGPCGACKFLRRKCVNGCIFAPYFDSEQGAAHFAAVHKVFGASNVSKLLLHIPAHKRLDAVVTICYEAQARLRDPVYGCVAHVFALQQQVVNLQAELAYMQAHLSTLELPSPPLPPPPPTLLSPPPLSISDLPSASNLPTTFDLSTLFDPLAQPPWSLQQRQMELRQQLGGGRNMPENSIGGGDLQTLARELLDRRRSGSVPTSEPPISK, encoded by the exons ATGAGTGGGAATTCCAGCACCAGTAGCAGTTCCGGTAGCGGTGGTGGGCCATGTGGCGCGTGCAAGTTCCTGCGCCGCAAGTGCGTCAACGGTTGCATTTTCGCACCCTACTTCGATTCCGAGCAAGGCGCAGCCCACTTCGCTGCTGTCCACAAGGTGTTTGGCGCCAGCAACGTGTCTAAGCTGCTCCTGCACATACCAGCTCATAAGCGGCTCGACGCCGTCGTCACCATCTGTTACGAGGCCCAGGCCCGACTCAGGGACCCGGTCTACGGTTGCGTGGCGCACGTTTTTGCTCTGCAGCAACAG GTAGTGAATTTACAAGCCGAACTGGCCTACATGCAAGCTCACCTATCGACATTAGAACTCCCATCGCCGCCGCTGCCGCCTCCGCCTCCGACATTGCTATCCCCACCGCCCCTTTCAATATCCGACCTTCCATCTGCTTCCAACTTGCCGACCACCTTCGACCTGTCGACGCTCTTTGACCCTCTAGCACAACCACCATGGTCACTTCAGCAGCGACAGATGGAGCTCCGGCAGCAGCTCGGTGGGGGGCGAAACATGCCTGAGAATTCCATCGGTGGTGGCGATCTCCAGACGCTGGCACGGGAGCTCCTTGACAGACGTAGGTCTGGATCGGTTCCTACATCGGAGCCACCGATATCAAAATGA